The Ferrimicrobium sp. genome includes a region encoding these proteins:
- a CDS encoding PASTA domain-containing protein — MELTARSGGRHKVGNELAKAAGTDENIGRVLSNRYRVVARRGSGGAGIVYRAVDDRLGRTVAIKLLQRGLADDPIFLRRFRDEAQAAAQLNHPNIMKVFDWGSDEGEPYLVMEYLSNGSLRELYARGVELTTPQVVQIGAATASALAYSHNRNFLHRDIKPANLLFDDGGRVRIADFGLVRALSESSATETGGGILGTPRYMAPEQVEGKRSVPGSDVYSLGLVLYEALFGAIPFQGDTQLALAFARLREPVVNPNPEDPVASSIVSMLDREADRRPSAAEIEHLWNAFARDLTNPEPLFVGGQALTVMTPEAVMDDSLQWLGDGATVAGDLTEHLASDRGDGTTAVLVAPMGGEGDEPTSVLEVAKPMHVESVPPETEEVGGRRPWWLLFFLLPILVAAALGAAVLYQHFREIKVDNVANLTAVAATQRLRGEGIAHVTVQDRYSTGVASGRVIGSSPSVGANVHPDGDVVLYVSKGHAPVYVASYQSAQFAMAQRALLAKGFRVDPKYEYSPDVPAGVVMGETPVNQRVPYHSIVRFVVSKGPAPRPVPNVVGASLATAEGDLTNQGFVYQVQKQYSNSVASGDVLSQSVSAGTVLGVGSSVTIVSSLGPHYVQVPNVVGDALGSAESTLQSQGFAIGTVSAPFGGSIVQYQSPGAGQTVLYGASINLLVIP; from the coding sequence GTGGAGCTGACCGCTAGGTCAGGCGGTCGTCATAAGGTAGGTAACGAGCTGGCGAAGGCGGCAGGTACGGACGAGAACATTGGTCGAGTCCTGAGTAACCGATATCGGGTGGTGGCTCGAAGAGGTTCGGGTGGTGCTGGTATTGTCTACCGGGCGGTCGATGATCGGTTGGGGCGAACCGTGGCGATCAAGCTGTTGCAGCGTGGGCTCGCCGACGACCCTATTTTTCTGAGAAGATTCCGTGACGAGGCACAGGCAGCCGCGCAGCTGAACCATCCCAACATCATGAAGGTCTTTGACTGGGGCTCTGACGAGGGTGAGCCGTATCTGGTGATGGAATACCTCTCGAATGGCTCACTGCGGGAGCTCTATGCCAGAGGCGTTGAGCTCACCACACCCCAGGTGGTGCAGATCGGCGCCGCGACGGCCTCGGCACTCGCGTACTCGCACAATCGCAACTTTTTACACCGAGATATCAAGCCTGCCAACCTCCTCTTCGACGATGGGGGTCGTGTCAGAATTGCAGACTTCGGACTCGTGCGTGCCCTGTCGGAGAGTTCAGCAACGGAGACCGGTGGCGGCATTCTGGGAACCCCTCGATACATGGCACCAGAACAGGTCGAAGGGAAGCGTTCGGTTCCTGGTAGTGATGTCTATTCGCTCGGGCTTGTATTGTATGAAGCGCTCTTTGGTGCCATCCCTTTCCAGGGGGATACCCAACTGGCCCTAGCGTTTGCGCGGCTTCGAGAACCAGTGGTCAATCCCAACCCAGAGGATCCGGTCGCGAGTTCCATCGTTTCGATGCTGGACCGCGAAGCGGACCGCCGTCCAAGTGCCGCGGAGATCGAACACCTTTGGAACGCCTTTGCTCGGGATCTCACGAACCCCGAGCCGCTCTTCGTCGGCGGGCAAGCACTGACTGTCATGACCCCTGAGGCGGTGATGGACGACAGTTTGCAGTGGCTTGGTGACGGGGCGACGGTCGCTGGTGACCTGACGGAGCATCTTGCCTCGGATCGAGGCGATGGTACTACCGCCGTACTTGTTGCACCAATGGGAGGCGAGGGCGATGAGCCAACCTCAGTGCTCGAGGTGGCTAAGCCGATGCATGTGGAGTCCGTCCCGCCCGAGACCGAGGAGGTGGGTGGTCGCCGCCCTTGGTGGCTCCTGTTCTTCTTGTTGCCGATTCTGGTTGCTGCGGCGCTTGGTGCGGCAGTGCTGTACCAACACTTTCGGGAGATCAAGGTCGATAATGTTGCGAACTTGACGGCGGTGGCTGCGACCCAACGCCTGCGCGGTGAGGGAATTGCTCATGTGACCGTCCAAGACCGTTACTCGACGGGCGTAGCGTCGGGACGGGTGATTGGGTCCAGTCCGTCCGTAGGGGCGAACGTGCACCCCGATGGCGATGTCGTGCTCTACGTATCCAAGGGCCACGCTCCGGTCTACGTAGCCTCCTACCAATCGGCGCAGTTCGCCATGGCGCAACGTGCGTTGTTGGCCAAGGGTTTCCGGGTTGACCCCAAGTATGAATACTCCCCAGACGTTCCAGCCGGGGTTGTGATGGGAGAGACGCCCGTCAATCAGCGGGTTCCCTACCACTCCATCGTGAGGTTCGTGGTATCGAAGGGTCCTGCACCAAGACCAGTGCCGAACGTTGTTGGCGCCTCGCTTGCGACTGCAGAGGGGGATCTCACGAACCAGGGTTTCGTCTACCAAGTCCAAAAGCAGTACTCGAACTCGGTGGCTAGCGGCGACGTACTATCGCAGTCGGTGAGCGCCGGGACCGTGTTGGGGGTTGGGTCGAGCGTGACAATTGTCTCGTCACTTGGTCCGCACTATGTGCAGGTGCCCAACGTCGTTGGTGATGCCCTTGGATCGGCTGAGTCGACCCTACAGAGCCAGGGTTTTGCCATCGGTACCGTGTCTGCTCCCTTTGGTGGTTCTATCGTCCAATACCAGAGCCCTGGAGCTGGCCAGACGGTGCTCTATGGCGCGAGTATCAATCTGTTGGTCATTCCTTGA
- the gatC gene encoding Asp-tRNA(Asn)/Glu-tRNA(Gln) amidotransferase subunit GatC, translating to MTKRIDQADVAHIAQLARLSLSDEELREYEDTLSRILDVIEVMNAEDLSAYPPMDHPLETVNLLRDDVVQPGIDREVVLGMAPSAEEDYFRVPRILGA from the coding sequence ATGACAAAACGGATCGACCAAGCGGATGTCGCCCATATCGCGCAGCTGGCGCGGCTGTCGTTAAGCGATGAGGAACTTCGGGAGTATGAGGATACGCTCTCCCGGATTCTCGACGTTATTGAGGTGATGAACGCAGAGGACTTATCTGCGTACCCTCCGATGGATCATCCATTGGAGACGGTCAACCTCCTTCGAGACGATGTAGTCCAGCCAGGGATCGATCGGGAGGTCGTCCTTGGTATGGCTCCAAGTGCCGAAGAGGACTATTTTCGCGTGCCTCGCATCTTAGGAGCATAA
- the ligA gene encoding NAD-dependent DNA ligase LigA, with translation MSDRIDDLRSLLDRASYAYYALDSPVLTDAEYDVLYRELVELEQQHPERVVASSPTQRVGAPPLQLFAPVVHESPMLSIDNVFAIDDLNAWVDRLARLLDREPTLFGELKIDGLALSLRYEHGILLQAATRGDGRTGEDVTANIYAVDAIPKRIAHDAPLEVRGEIYLPRSAFQLLNQDPDLKVPFANPRNAAAGSLRQKNPRITASRGLAFFAYQLEEPIETETHHEALALLRSLGFAVEEHAALVEREQLAARIQELDQTRAQLDYDTDGVVIKLDRIEDRGRVGATSRAPRWSIAYKFAPEEQLTRLLAIEISVGKTGKITPFAELEPVVVAGSTVSRATLHNAEQIERKDVRVGDLVVVRKAGEIIPEVVGPVLGARVGELPRYQFPAYCPSCGTRLIRVLDEVDFHCPNRFCPEQLVQRLMHFGSRDAMDIDGLGEVRARQLIELGLVRIPSDLFSLEPHELGQLPGVGDKMIQRFMVGIATARQRPLHRILFGLAIDNVGAHVAQVVASSMGALDDLLTITVEALVALDGVGDTVARSVVHFRDDPYGSQVVAGLIDADVRGQRAPDLAPATSDQLMGLSFVITGSFPDGPREQIRDFIVEHGGRVIEAVSKRTDYLVAGERAGSKLAKAIELGIPVIDLPGLSAIVASRGQQTVI, from the coding sequence ATGAGTGATCGGATTGATGACCTCCGGTCGTTGCTCGATCGAGCGAGTTATGCGTACTATGCGCTTGATTCTCCGGTCCTGACCGACGCTGAATACGATGTGCTCTACCGTGAACTGGTTGAGCTCGAGCAACAGCACCCTGAACGAGTGGTGGCGAGTTCGCCAACCCAACGAGTAGGTGCGCCGCCGTTGCAACTCTTCGCACCGGTGGTGCACGAGAGTCCAATGCTGAGCATCGATAATGTTTTTGCGATCGACGACCTGAACGCGTGGGTCGATCGACTCGCGAGGCTCTTGGATAGAGAGCCGACTCTCTTTGGGGAGCTCAAAATCGATGGATTAGCCCTGAGCCTGCGCTATGAGCATGGGATCCTGCTGCAAGCAGCGACTCGTGGCGATGGGAGAACAGGTGAGGATGTTACAGCGAATATTTACGCGGTCGATGCGATACCCAAACGTATCGCCCATGATGCTCCGCTTGAGGTTCGTGGCGAGATCTATCTGCCCCGGTCGGCGTTCCAGCTGTTGAACCAAGATCCAGACCTCAAGGTTCCATTTGCGAATCCCCGCAACGCAGCAGCTGGGAGTCTCCGTCAGAAGAATCCTCGGATTACCGCGAGTCGGGGACTCGCGTTTTTTGCCTATCAGCTCGAGGAACCCATTGAGACCGAGACCCATCATGAGGCGCTCGCGTTACTTCGATCTCTCGGTTTTGCCGTTGAGGAGCACGCTGCGTTGGTCGAGCGGGAACAGCTTGCTGCTCGGATACAGGAGCTCGATCAGACTCGCGCCCAGCTCGATTATGATACCGACGGTGTGGTGATCAAATTAGATCGCATCGAGGATCGTGGGCGAGTGGGTGCGACTTCGCGGGCGCCGCGCTGGTCGATTGCCTACAAGTTTGCCCCCGAGGAGCAGCTGACCCGGCTGTTGGCGATAGAGATCTCCGTCGGTAAAACCGGCAAGATAACCCCCTTCGCGGAGCTTGAACCTGTGGTCGTTGCGGGCTCAACGGTTTCTCGCGCAACGTTGCACAATGCAGAGCAGATCGAGCGCAAGGACGTTCGAGTAGGAGACCTCGTGGTTGTGCGAAAGGCAGGCGAGATCATTCCGGAGGTGGTGGGCCCAGTGCTTGGAGCACGGGTTGGAGAACTACCCCGCTACCAGTTTCCTGCGTACTGTCCCAGCTGTGGAACGCGCCTCATCCGTGTACTTGACGAGGTTGACTTTCATTGCCCAAATCGTTTCTGTCCAGAGCAGCTTGTGCAGCGTCTGATGCACTTTGGATCTCGTGACGCCATGGATATCGATGGTCTTGGCGAGGTACGGGCACGTCAGCTCATTGAGCTCGGCTTGGTGAGGATCCCTTCGGATCTGTTCAGTCTTGAACCCCATGAGTTGGGTCAACTTCCTGGCGTTGGTGACAAGATGATCCAACGTTTTATGGTGGGCATTGCAACCGCACGCCAACGGCCGCTCCATCGAATTCTTTTTGGACTCGCCATTGATAATGTCGGTGCCCACGTTGCCCAGGTAGTTGCGTCATCGATGGGCGCACTTGATGACCTCCTCACCATTACCGTTGAGGCGCTGGTTGCCTTGGATGGTGTTGGTGATACGGTAGCCAGGTCTGTTGTCCATTTCCGAGATGATCCGTACGGATCACAGGTTGTGGCAGGACTTATCGATGCTGACGTACGCGGACAAAGGGCCCCCGACCTGGCTCCCGCGACATCGGATCAGCTGATGGGGCTCAGTTTTGTTATCACCGGAAGTTTCCCGGATGGCCCTCGTGAGCAGATCCGTGATTTCATTGTCGAGCATGGAGGTCGCGTGATAGAGGCGGTCTCCAAAAGAACCGATTATCTCGTAGCAGGCGAGCGTGCGGGATCCAAACTCGCCAAAGCGATCGAGCTCGGCATCCCAGTCATCGATTTGCCTGGGCTCTCTGCGATCGTTGCGTCTCGAGGGCAGCAGACAGTGATATGA
- the mnmA gene encoding tRNA 2-thiouridine(34) synthase MnmA: MARVMVAMSGGVDSSVAAALAVQEGHEVVGVTLKLWGGASDSGCCSVADVEDARFVAHQLGIKHLVFNLTEEFENSVVDPYVRGYLGGETPNPCIECNRSIKFAALVDRATQLGFEYLATGHHARISLDRGVPLIRRGLDVAKDQSYVLSVVPKHSLAKLLFPVGEMTKDDVRRIAAELELRTAAKPDSLEVCFISRQAGKESFLSSRGTLHATKVIDTVTGHEYEDASPFETVTVGQRRRIGGLGDGMRRYVLAKDPATRVIQVGTIDRLQTDRLVVTTAMDYLGDGWPKEGQIQGSAHGATVPAVLSETALEFRTPTRRIAPGQTIALYQEDLVVGSAMVAMSTQAIADE; this comes from the coding sequence ATGGCTAGAGTCATGGTGGCGATGTCAGGGGGAGTTGACTCCTCGGTGGCTGCTGCGTTAGCGGTGCAAGAGGGTCACGAAGTGGTCGGCGTTACCCTGAAACTCTGGGGCGGAGCCTCGGACTCGGGTTGTTGTTCAGTGGCCGACGTCGAGGATGCCCGTTTTGTGGCGCATCAACTCGGTATCAAACACCTGGTGTTTAACCTCACTGAGGAGTTTGAAAACAGTGTTGTCGATCCGTATGTGCGGGGCTACCTTGGCGGAGAGACGCCGAACCCTTGCATTGAATGCAATCGGAGCATCAAGTTTGCTGCGTTGGTTGACCGGGCGACCCAACTCGGGTTCGAGTACCTCGCTACTGGTCATCACGCAAGGATCAGTTTGGATCGAGGGGTTCCTCTGATCCGAAGAGGGTTAGACGTCGCAAAAGATCAGTCCTACGTGCTTTCGGTGGTGCCGAAGCATTCATTAGCGAAGTTACTGTTCCCCGTTGGGGAGATGACCAAGGACGACGTCCGTCGCATCGCCGCCGAGCTGGAGTTGCGCACGGCTGCTAAGCCGGATTCGCTCGAGGTCTGTTTTATCTCTCGGCAAGCTGGTAAGGAGAGTTTTCTCTCCTCGAGAGGAACGTTGCATGCGACCAAAGTGATCGACACGGTGACAGGGCATGAGTACGAAGATGCGAGCCCTTTTGAGACGGTGACCGTCGGGCAACGCCGGAGGATCGGCGGCCTTGGCGACGGGATGCGCCGCTATGTATTGGCCAAAGATCCGGCGACACGGGTGATTCAGGTAGGAACCATCGACCGACTGCAGACCGACAGGCTCGTGGTTACCACCGCCATGGACTATCTGGGTGACGGCTGGCCGAAGGAGGGCCAGATACAGGGGAGCGCGCATGGAGCCACAGTCCCGGCGGTGCTCAGTGAGACGGCGTTGGAGTTTCGGACCCCAACTCGGCGCATCGCACCCGGCCAGACGATTGCGCTCTATCAGGAGGACCTCGTGGTAGGATCGGCGATGGTGGCGATGTCGACACAGGCCATTGCTGATGAGTGA
- the gatA gene encoding Asp-tRNA(Asn)/Glu-tRNA(Gln) amidotransferase subunit GatA, with amino-acid sequence MNDEILDWGIAELQRRLDGREVTTVEVIDAYEEQIAIQEPEIDAFLSLDLDAARSRAAVQDARRARGEKLGRLAGVPVVLKDNLCTTTFPTTAASKILEGWIPPYNATVVDRITDQDGIVLGKTNLDEFAMGSSTENSAYKITKNPYDLERVPGGSSGGSAAAVASRMALVGLGSDTGGSIRQPAALTGIVGFKPTYGRVSRYGLLAFASSLDQIGPLTASVEDAALVAECLMGHDPRDATSLQEVPPTLLSSLAEGVRGVRIGVVTNLVEIASPGVQTALARAVDALQQAGATVTEIRLDELAFGLAAYYVVAPAEASSNLARYDGVRYGLREPGATVEEMMIATRTKGFGPEVKRRIMLGTYALSAGYYDAFYVTAQRVRSLVRAAFDRAYASVDLLLSPTSPTTAFRIGERAADPVEMYRSDICTIPSNLSGDPALSIPAGVDSDGLPIGVQLLGPARSEQLLFRGAYAVEEGLR; translated from the coding sequence ATGAACGACGAGATTCTCGATTGGGGGATCGCTGAACTCCAGCGTCGGCTGGACGGACGCGAGGTCACCACTGTTGAGGTGATTGACGCCTATGAGGAACAGATAGCGATCCAAGAACCGGAGATCGATGCCTTTCTCTCACTTGACCTTGATGCCGCGCGAAGCAGAGCCGCCGTTCAGGATGCTCGGAGGGCGCGAGGGGAGAAACTTGGCAGATTGGCGGGGGTGCCGGTCGTGCTGAAGGACAACCTATGTACGACGACATTTCCGACTACGGCTGCGTCGAAAATCCTCGAGGGTTGGATTCCTCCCTACAATGCAACGGTAGTCGACCGCATCACCGACCAGGATGGCATTGTCCTTGGCAAGACCAACCTCGACGAGTTTGCCATGGGCTCTTCCACGGAGAACTCTGCCTACAAGATCACCAAGAACCCCTATGACCTTGAACGGGTGCCTGGTGGATCGTCAGGTGGCTCTGCTGCCGCTGTTGCAAGCAGGATGGCGCTCGTTGGACTCGGGTCGGACACCGGCGGCTCAATCCGTCAACCTGCCGCATTGACTGGGATCGTTGGGTTCAAGCCGACCTATGGTCGAGTCTCCCGGTACGGTCTCCTCGCTTTTGCCTCCTCGCTCGATCAGATCGGTCCGCTTACCGCGTCAGTAGAGGATGCCGCGCTCGTTGCTGAGTGCCTCATGGGTCATGACCCAAGGGATGCGACCTCGCTCCAAGAGGTACCGCCAACACTCCTGTCCTCGCTGGCCGAAGGGGTACGAGGCGTGCGCATTGGTGTGGTAACGAACCTTGTAGAGATCGCAAGCCCGGGTGTCCAGACAGCGTTGGCACGAGCGGTCGATGCCTTGCAACAGGCGGGTGCGACGGTCACCGAGATCAGACTTGACGAGCTGGCCTTTGGTCTTGCGGCCTACTATGTTGTGGCTCCAGCTGAGGCCTCGTCCAATCTGGCCCGTTATGACGGTGTCCGTTATGGACTCCGTGAGCCCGGCGCCACTGTAGAGGAGATGATGATTGCGACTCGGACGAAGGGTTTTGGACCTGAGGTCAAGCGTCGAATCATGTTGGGAACCTATGCATTATCGGCCGGATACTATGACGCATTTTACGTCACCGCCCAGCGGGTACGTTCGCTGGTTCGCGCCGCATTTGATCGTGCGTATGCGAGTGTTGATCTACTCTTAAGCCCTACTTCGCCGACCACAGCCTTTCGGATCGGCGAGCGTGCGGCGGATCCGGTGGAGATGTATCGATCAGACATCTGCACGATACCTTCCAACCTATCGGGTGATCCCGCCCTCTCCATTCCTGCCGGGGTCGACTCCGATGGCCTACCGATCGGCGTGCAACTGCTTGGCCCTGCTCGTTCAGAGCAGCTGCTGTTTCGTGGAGCCTACGCCGTCGAGGAGGGATTACGTTGA